A DNA window from Cloacibacillus sp. An23 contains the following coding sequences:
- a CDS encoding MerR family transcriptional regulator has protein sequence MTYTIHQVEKMTGIPATTLRYYDKEGLLPFLGRRGSGYREFSELDLASLQIIQCLKTTGMSVGEMRLFSQWVSEGDSTLGKRYELFARRREAVERQIAELQKALEIIEHKCDYYRRAVEVGTEKHMLGKDKLPYAEEFLKSPDTADDSVKPS, from the coding sequence ATGACGTACACGATTCATCAGGTAGAGAAGATGACTGGGATCCCGGCGACTACCCTGCGCTATTACGACAAGGAGGGGCTGCTGCCGTTCCTCGGGCGGCGCGGCTCGGGCTACAGGGAGTTTTCCGAACTCGACCTCGCGTCGCTGCAGATCATCCAGTGCCTGAAGACGACGGGAATGTCCGTCGGAGAGATGCGGCTCTTCTCGCAGTGGGTGAGCGAGGGTGATTCGACGCTCGGAAAGCGCTACGAGCTTTTCGCCCGCAGGCGCGAGGCCGTCGAACGCCAGATAGCGGAGCTGCAAAAGGCGCTCGAGATAATCGAACACAAGTGCGACTACTACAGGCGCGCCGTCGAGGTCGGGACGGAGAAGCACATGCTCGGCAAGGACAAGCTGCCTTACGCCGAGGAATTTCTGAAATCGCCGGATACGGCGGATGATTCGGTGAAGCCGTCGTAA
- a CDS encoding alpha/beta hydrolase, which produces MNTIGTTVMTLAAAAAVTASAFAVPAQAAEKAKNPFGLVYAGAITKNEPGKVNIHPVSYDLNGIKIAANVYTPAGYSESKKYPAVVVAHPNGGVKEQVAGLFAQRLAELGYVTITADAAFQGASGGEPRSKDVPFYRTEDIHGMADYISTYPGVDANRIGALGICGGGGYTLNAAKSDKRFKAVATLSMFNSGQVRRNGYMNSQMDSINERMKAASDARAMEKAGKITYAGEVDFDALTDEAISKIPTDLYREGMLYYGRTHRHPNSTFRYAAGSLMELMSWDAVDGIDLIDMPLLMMAGSQADSLYMTLEAFGKATGTNDKELYLVPGATHIKTYYVPEYVNLEVAKLKDFFGKRL; this is translated from the coding sequence ATGAACACGATCGGAACGACTGTAATGACGCTCGCCGCCGCTGCGGCGGTAACGGCCTCGGCCTTCGCGGTTCCCGCGCAGGCGGCGGAGAAGGCGAAGAACCCCTTCGGCCTCGTCTACGCCGGAGCGATAACGAAGAACGAGCCCGGCAAGGTCAACATCCACCCCGTAAGCTACGACCTCAACGGCATCAAGATAGCCGCCAACGTCTACACGCCAGCCGGTTACAGCGAGTCGAAGAAATATCCCGCGGTCGTCGTCGCCCATCCCAACGGCGGCGTCAAAGAGCAGGTCGCGGGCCTCTTCGCGCAGCGCCTCGCCGAGCTCGGATACGTCACGATAACGGCCGACGCGGCCTTCCAGGGCGCGAGCGGCGGCGAACCGCGCAGCAAGGACGTGCCCTTCTACCGCACCGAGGACATCCACGGCATGGCGGACTACATCTCGACCTATCCCGGAGTCGATGCGAACCGCATCGGCGCGCTCGGCATCTGCGGAGGCGGCGGCTACACGCTGAACGCCGCGAAGTCCGACAAGCGCTTCAAGGCCGTCGCGACGCTGAGCATGTTCAACAGCGGGCAGGTACGCCGCAACGGCTATATGAACTCGCAGATGGATTCGATAAACGAGCGCATGAAGGCGGCCTCCGACGCGCGCGCGATGGAAAAGGCCGGTAAGATAACCTACGCCGGCGAGGTAGACTTCGACGCGCTCACCGACGAGGCGATAAGCAAGATCCCGACCGACCTCTACCGCGAAGGGATGCTCTACTACGGCAGGACGCACCGCCACCCGAACTCGACCTTCCGTTACGCTGCGGGCAGCCTTATGGAGCTTATGAGCTGGGACGCGGTTGACGGCATCGATCTCATCGACATGCCGCTGCTCATGATGGCGGGTTCTCAGGCCGACTCGCTCTACATGACGCTCGAAGCCTTCGGCAAAGCGACGGGCACAAACGACAAAGAGCTCTACCTCGTCCCCGGCGCGACGCACATCAAAACCTACTACGTCCCCGAGTACGTCAATCTCGAAGTCGCGAAGCTCAAGGACTTCTTCGGCAAGAGACTGTAA
- the dctP gene encoding TRAP transporter substrate-binding protein DctP yields MRSLKGLLSALLLLVFIAPCSEAADVTLRFAGQFPDGHYATKLMRDIAGGVNQRTQGRIAIEVYPANKLGDYTLVYEDLMKGRIDMALITNSGEFDPRLELANLNIFPSYEKAAKDFAPDGWLARKISEYNTRLGVKFLGFHIEGMTGIASTKRIKNPLDPDANKGVLARVPLTTVYPEIIKSQGYRTVSLPYAGIAAAVQEDSCDAVTGISTGAVTSDLKGTVKYWYSLNYTIETLAYLMSAQTWDKLGEDDLKIIYSEVAKASKRSLKTARENDELNVERMKKNGMTVFEYTEKELAPAREAALAHIQKTLEPKLGAQLIEEARRHFREDKKK; encoded by the coding sequence ATGAGAAGTCTCAAAGGTTTATTGTCAGCCCTTCTGCTCCTTGTATTCATCGCGCCCTGCTCCGAGGCCGCCGACGTGACGCTGCGCTTCGCGGGACAGTTCCCCGACGGGCATTACGCGACGAAGCTGATGCGCGACATAGCCGGCGGCGTCAACCAGCGCACCCAAGGGAGGATCGCGATAGAGGTCTACCCCGCCAACAAACTCGGCGACTACACGCTCGTATACGAAGACCTTATGAAGGGCAGGATCGACATGGCGCTCATCACGAACTCCGGAGAGTTCGACCCGCGCCTCGAGCTCGCCAACCTCAACATATTCCCGAGCTACGAGAAGGCCGCGAAGGACTTCGCTCCCGACGGCTGGCTCGCCAGGAAGATCTCCGAGTACAACACGCGCCTCGGCGTCAAGTTCCTCGGCTTCCACATAGAGGGCATGACGGGCATCGCATCGACGAAGAGGATAAAGAACCCGCTCGACCCGGACGCCAACAAGGGCGTGCTCGCCCGCGTGCCGCTGACGACCGTCTATCCCGAGATAATCAAATCGCAGGGCTACAGGACGGTCTCGCTGCCATACGCCGGGATAGCCGCCGCGGTGCAGGAGGACTCGTGCGACGCCGTGACAGGCATCTCGACGGGCGCCGTCACCTCCGATCTAAAGGGGACGGTGAAATACTGGTACAGCCTCAACTACACCATAGAGACCCTCGCGTACCTAATGAGCGCGCAGACGTGGGACAAGCTCGGCGAGGACGACCTTAAGATAATCTACTCCGAAGTGGCGAAGGCTTCTAAGCGCTCGCTCAAGACGGCGCGCGAGAACGACGAGCTGAACGTCGAGCGCATGAAGAAGAACGGCATGACGGTCTTCGAATACACTGAAAAGGAACTGGCCCCCGCGCGCGAAGCCGCACTGGCGCATATACAGAAGACTCTCGAGCCGAAGCTCGGAGCGCAGCTCATAGAAGAGGCGCGCAGGCATTTCAGGGAAGACAAGAAAAAATAA
- a CDS encoding alcohol dehydrogenase catalytic domain-containing protein: protein MEKKTMKAAVLAGPRDIVVKEVPAPEVKPGQIGIDVSACGVCGSDVHMWKAGKGWGKGEMPDFMMGHEFCGVVTEPGESGFKKGDRVVFWANLYCGECDMCRAGLEHLCRSVNGTNYIGFVCNGAYAEKFAGPAKNAYLLPDSVSDVAAGLIDPLMVAYHAVRKSGVKLGDKVLVVGTGIIGHMIAELAKKSGASYVAMSKLDDRKIERAKRAGFVDDFFDGGDPSAAEKMREATRGGFDVSFEVVGSENTLGLCIDASKPGGTVVMIGNSITETIPVNINRAVLQEIKLIGSVSCTREEFEGTIALIANKVIDPEIYVTDIISLDELQHTFERLSDPAGPILKAVVKP from the coding sequence ATGGAGAAAAAGACGATGAAGGCCGCCGTGCTCGCGGGGCCGCGCGACATAGTTGTGAAGGAAGTGCCAGCGCCGGAAGTCAAGCCGGGGCAGATAGGCATAGACGTCTCGGCCTGCGGCGTCTGCGGCAGCGACGTACACATGTGGAAGGCCGGAAAGGGCTGGGGCAAAGGCGAGATGCCCGACTTCATGATGGGGCACGAGTTCTGCGGCGTCGTGACCGAGCCCGGCGAGAGCGGCTTCAAGAAAGGCGACCGCGTCGTCTTCTGGGCAAACCTCTACTGCGGCGAGTGCGACATGTGCCGCGCGGGGCTCGAGCATCTCTGCCGCTCCGTGAACGGCACGAACTACATCGGCTTCGTCTGCAACGGCGCCTATGCCGAAAAATTCGCGGGGCCGGCGAAAAACGCCTATCTCCTGCCCGACTCGGTATCCGACGTCGCGGCGGGACTCATCGACCCGCTAATGGTAGCCTATCACGCCGTGCGCAAATCCGGCGTGAAGCTAGGCGACAAGGTGCTCGTCGTCGGAACCGGCATAATCGGCCACATGATAGCAGAGCTCGCGAAAAAATCCGGCGCTTCATACGTCGCGATGTCGAAGCTCGACGACCGCAAAATCGAACGCGCGAAGCGCGCGGGCTTCGTTGACGATTTCTTCGACGGCGGCGACCCCAGCGCGGCGGAAAAGATGCGCGAGGCGACGCGCGGCGGCTTCGACGTATCCTTCGAAGTCGTCGGCTCGGAGAACACGCTCGGCCTCTGCATCGACGCCTCGAAGCCCGGCGGAACGGTCGTCATGATAGGCAACAGCATAACGGAGACGATACCGGTCAACATCAACCGCGCCGTGCTTCAGGAGATAAAGCTCATCGGCAGCGTCTCTTGCACGCGCGAAGAGTTCGAGGGCACGATAGCGCTCATCGCGAACAAAGTCATCGACCCCGAAATATACGTGACGGACATAATTTCGCTCGACGAACTTCAGCACACCTTCGAGCGCCTGTCCGACCCCGCCGGCCCGATACTCAAGGCCGTCGTGAAGCCGTAG
- a CDS encoding restriction endonuclease FokI C-terminal domain-containing protein, which produces MISIIPTYNRRFRAFGWVQDPSNLRSLCDVVAVFDPCSAKHGEMIDKVIPRLVAEQDGRDVFIEALRHKPLKLKYAHLVGTSFTPRSASRCNGIIQAAVKGQGRDFIGDWPADNFVRWAHCFGFIKYDYADDSLEITDSGLELVQARCEGEALSGKEKDLLINAALAYPPAVRVLSLLSETEDTHLTKFEIGRQLGFIGEDGFTSMPQKVFVRSLANAEATERRTMKANWEGSSDKYARMIAKWLENLGLVTRVPKEITVWSGEKSYTDTIAHSYTITAAGITALRRSIGKSRHKRIVKNVCWEMLATKGSDREYLRTRRALILKCLSEHKRGASVSDVINFLASNGFEENDNTVADDIRGLQNIGIAILIKGGEYLFDDVINDFSIPMSQSFTKSDFEETKEQIRGKLLHLPHEYLSLIDLAYDSKQNRLFEMKTLGLLTEECGYQGLHLGGSRKPDGIIYTSSEKYNYGVIIDTKAYSRGYNLPISQADEMERYIGENQTRDAKINPNKWWKHFPEEVNEFYFMFVSGHFIGNFKAQIMRISRNKAINGTAIAVANLLLCVEAYKAGQLTHEVIKTKVFNNGEFELL; this is translated from the coding sequence ATGATTTCTATAATCCCTACATATAATAGACGATTCCGCGCTTTTGGTTGGGTGCAAGACCCGAGTAATCTGCGAAGCCTTTGCGATGTTGTTGCCGTGTTTGACCCTTGCTCTGCAAAACATGGTGAGATGATAGACAAAGTTATCCCGAGACTAGTCGCGGAGCAAGATGGGCGTGATGTATTCATCGAGGCACTGCGGCACAAGCCATTGAAACTAAAATATGCGCACCTTGTCGGCACATCATTTACCCCAAGAAGTGCGTCAAGGTGCAATGGTATTATACAGGCGGCAGTTAAGGGGCAAGGGCGGGATTTTATCGGGGACTGGCCCGCCGATAATTTTGTGCGCTGGGCACATTGCTTTGGCTTCATCAAATACGACTACGCAGACGATAGCCTTGAAATAACTGACAGTGGGCTGGAACTTGTGCAGGCCCGTTGCGAGGGAGAAGCGTTATCCGGTAAAGAAAAAGATTTGCTCATAAACGCTGCTTTGGCATATCCTCCAGCAGTAAGGGTATTAAGCTTGTTATCAGAAACGGAAGATACGCACCTCACGAAATTTGAAATAGGACGTCAGTTAGGCTTTATCGGTGAGGACGGCTTTACCAGTATGCCTCAGAAAGTATTTGTACGTTCGTTGGCAAACGCAGAAGCAACAGAGCGTCGCACCATGAAAGCAAACTGGGAAGGTTCATCGGATAAATATGCAAGGATGATTGCGAAGTGGCTTGAAAACCTTGGACTTGTCACACGCGTCCCGAAAGAAATCACGGTTTGGTCAGGCGAAAAGAGCTACACCGATACGATAGCACATTCGTATACTATCACGGCTGCTGGAATTACAGCATTACGAAGGTCCATAGGGAAAAGCAGACATAAACGGATTGTGAAAAACGTATGCTGGGAGATGTTAGCCACCAAAGGCTCAGATAGGGAATACTTACGTACGCGCCGAGCTCTCATTTTAAAATGTTTGTCCGAGCACAAGCGAGGGGCTTCAGTCAGTGATGTTATAAATTTTCTTGCATCAAATGGTTTTGAAGAAAACGACAATACTGTTGCCGACGATATTAGAGGATTACAGAATATTGGCATTGCAATATTAATAAAAGGCGGCGAATATTTATTTGACGATGTAATCAACGATTTTAGCATTCCTATGTCGCAGTCATTTACAAAATCTGATTTTGAAGAAACGAAAGAGCAAATCAGGGGAAAATTATTGCATCTACCGCATGAGTATCTATCGCTTATTGACCTTGCATACGATAGCAAACAGAATCGCCTGTTTGAGATGAAAACGTTAGGCTTGCTGACAGAAGAGTGCGGTTATCAAGGCTTGCATTTAGGAGGAAGCCGTAAGCCTGACGGAATAATCTACACCAGCTCAGAGAAATACAATTATGGTGTAATCATAGATACAAAAGCATATTCCAGAGGTTATAATCTACCCATTTCACAGGCAGACGAAATGGAACGTTATATTGGCGAAAATCAAACGCGGGATGCAAAAATAAACCCAAATAAATGGTGGAAGCATTTTCCTGAAGAGGTAAATGAGTTCTATTTTATGTTCGTTTCAGGACATTTTATCGGTAATTTTAAGGCACAAATTATGCGGATAAGTAGGAACAAAGCGATTAACGGGACTGCCATAGCTGTAGCAAATCTTCTGCTGTGCGTTGAGGCTTATAAGGCGGGGCAACTTACTCACGAGGTAATTAAAACAAAAGTGTTTAATAACGGAGAATTTGAACTATTATAA
- a CDS encoding Dam family site-specific DNA-(adenine-N6)-methyltransferase, whose product MRFIGSKAKLLKNIDMVISENTEGNEKTFCDIFAGTGSVARYFKPRYEIISNDTLYFSYVIQKATIENNSTPEFSKLKSIGILDPFRFLEETQIQILDYNDSHYFITKNYTPHGGCERMYLSNKNAARIDFVRNTIEAWKREGLLYDLEYYYLLAGLIEGVPSVSNITGTYGAYLKYWDKRSFKDLELARLDVINNHRRNTSYNRDANELIGELSGDILYLDPPYNSRQYAQNYHLLETISKYDYPEIHGITGMRPCNSVKSSFCIKGEVVEAFEDLINKADFNNIVMSYSTDGLMAANDIEKILKRHGIAESYKMYSVPYRQYMSKKTMQKEYLYEYIFYIRKCISRKSYFDFCKTPYIGSEVIADTKKYIKSPVNYIGGKYKLLPQILPNFPNYIGTFVDLFAGGCNVTINVNANKIICNDINIKIIEMFQAFRNTGLSEILSQIKARIVEYGLSKENEDGFKRFRDFYNATRSPIDLYTLTCYSFNYQFRFNNNLEYNNPFGRNRSRFSDNMEHNLIAFVSKLQRLNIEFSSRDFVQIPLESLASDDLIYCDPPYLITTGTYNDGNRGFKDWKLEQESTLYDYLDAANARGIKFALSNVIEHKGKVNELLSAWASKYKVIDLSMNYSNSSYNTKRGESREVLIINY is encoded by the coding sequence ATGAGATTTATCGGAAGCAAAGCAAAATTGCTGAAAAACATTGATATGGTTATATCTGAGAATACAGAGGGGAACGAGAAGACCTTCTGTGATATTTTTGCCGGCACTGGCTCTGTCGCCAGGTATTTCAAGCCGCGTTATGAAATCATCTCAAATGACACGCTGTATTTTTCCTACGTGATACAGAAAGCTACCATAGAGAACAACTCTACACCTGAGTTCTCAAAGCTTAAGAGTATCGGCATCCTCGACCCATTTCGTTTTTTAGAAGAAACACAGATACAAATATTGGATTACAATGATAGCCATTATTTTATAACGAAAAATTATACGCCGCATGGAGGCTGCGAAAGGATGTATCTTTCAAATAAAAACGCGGCGAGAATTGATTTTGTCCGCAACACAATTGAGGCGTGGAAGCGGGAAGGCCTGCTATATGATCTAGAATACTATTATCTGCTAGCCGGGCTTATCGAGGGCGTGCCGTCTGTATCCAACATCACAGGTACTTACGGCGCATATCTGAAATACTGGGACAAAAGGTCATTCAAGGATTTGGAGCTCGCGCGGCTAGATGTTATCAATAATCATAGGCGCAATACAAGCTATAATAGAGACGCAAATGAGTTGATCGGCGAACTGAGCGGCGATATTTTGTATCTTGATCCGCCATATAATTCTAGGCAGTATGCACAGAACTATCATCTGCTTGAAACAATATCAAAATATGATTACCCGGAAATACACGGCATAACGGGGATGCGTCCATGTAATAGCGTAAAATCGTCTTTTTGCATAAAAGGCGAGGTTGTGGAGGCATTTGAGGACTTAATAAACAAGGCTGATTTCAATAATATCGTAATGAGCTATAGCACGGACGGACTTATGGCTGCCAACGATATTGAAAAAATTTTGAAAAGGCACGGAATTGCAGAGAGCTATAAAATGTATTCCGTCCCCTATCGGCAGTATATGAGCAAAAAGACTATGCAGAAGGAATATTTATACGAATATATTTTTTACATAAGAAAGTGTATCTCAAGGAAATCATATTTTGATTTTTGCAAAACGCCCTATATTGGTAGCGAAGTCATCGCCGACACCAAAAAATATATCAAAAGCCCTGTGAATTATATTGGCGGGAAATATAAACTACTTCCGCAAATTTTGCCGAATTTTCCTAACTATATAGGTACTTTTGTAGATTTATTTGCAGGAGGATGTAACGTCACAATCAATGTGAATGCCAATAAAATTATCTGCAATGACATAAATATAAAAATAATCGAAATGTTTCAGGCATTCAGAAACACCGGTCTTTCGGAAATATTGAGTCAAATAAAGGCGCGCATAGTTGAATATGGCCTGTCAAAAGAAAATGAAGATGGTTTTAAACGGTTCAGGGACTTTTACAACGCCACACGAAGCCCCATAGATTTATATACTCTTACTTGTTATTCATTCAATTACCAATTCCGCTTTAACAATAATCTTGAGTACAACAACCCCTTCGGGAGAAACAGAAGCCGTTTCTCCGACAACATGGAACACAACTTGATAGCTTTTGTTTCAAAACTTCAAAGATTAAATATCGAATTTTCGAGTAGGGACTTCGTGCAGATACCGCTTGAATCATTAGCATCTGACGATTTGATTTACTGCGACCCTCCTTACCTCATAACGACAGGAACGTATAACGACGGCAACAGAGGATTCAAAGACTGGAAGCTGGAACAGGAGTCAACTTTGTATGATTATTTGGATGCGGCAAACGCGCGTGGCATAAAGTTTGCCCTGTCGAACGTCATTGAGCACAAGGGAAAAGTAAATGAACTCCTCTCTGCGTGGGCTAGTAAATATAAGGTTATCGATCTGTCTATGAATTACTCAAATTCAAGCTATAACACAAAGAGAGGAGAGAGCCGGGAAGTCTTGATAATAAACTACTAA
- a CDS encoding lectin like domain-containing protein, with product MGSVDTESEKELEVMTKSIKTLAAVLLAAALFAPARVYAAVAPLNPAYVEYMRGAEQAKNGARSLAADGSAEERASGYVPSPLNWSHLAGRTWSLPREKEAARGTETPSARAAANDVSEALPARYDLREEMPPVRDQTYFNNCWTYSAMAATESNLITKRLAGTDIDLSEWYLTYYALNPWKDMACFTNSSGAPYYDIGGNDWKSVALLSRGTGSVTTAKAPDISSAGGDFSAVYAPAPAARDYKLTGAYYLGDNAVFEVRLSAERRDMIKRAIMEYGAVSVGINMGASYNCYNRQTAAYYSGLSYDPSWVNGVPTDHAVTIVGWDDGYSKDNFISDNRPANDGAWIVRNSWGEIFGDGGYFYVSYEEGTLCDGVAYETEEARGGENVYQYDDLGCIGWYTLDTLFPSVGGAKDVQYFANIFTAESSDAINAVAFYAADERISYEISVYTDCAGDLPVSGRLAWTGTADSLVPGYNTVTLGEPAEVAAGTRFSVVVRAVSPGGDCTYATIPTEYEIKGYSDGASANPGEGWFSVDGENFYDAMEVGESEGYDNLSVCLKAFGERIYTASDAPVSVTGGVTAGGSVSEASASNISGDENSTAQDGVLAALRAEAVSGVAADKNVALLGAFRLNAEHSGGSARFSVELAEPMSFEGAPYVIIQNHRTNAYCAFAAEYSGSSLSFSVDALDDYFSSATVVVADVRESSASQSRSSGSGGGCSAGVGAFALLAAVPLLLRRVKR from the coding sequence ATGGGTTCTGTCGATACGGAATCGGAAAAGGAGCTTGAAGTCATGACGAAAAGTATAAAGACCTTAGCCGCCGTCCTGCTCGCCGCGGCGCTCTTCGCGCCGGCGCGCGTATACGCCGCCGTCGCGCCGCTGAACCCCGCCTATGTCGAATACATGCGCGGGGCGGAACAGGCGAAAAACGGCGCGAGAAGCCTCGCCGCGGACGGCTCTGCGGAGGAGCGCGCCTCCGGCTACGTCCCGTCGCCGCTCAACTGGTCGCACCTCGCGGGCAGGACATGGAGCCTGCCGCGGGAAAAGGAAGCCGCGCGCGGGACAGAAACGCCGTCAGCGCGCGCCGCGGCGAACGACGTTTCGGAGGCTCTGCCCGCGCGTTACGACTTGCGCGAAGAGATGCCGCCGGTCAGAGACCAGACGTATTTCAACAACTGCTGGACGTACAGCGCCATGGCGGCGACCGAGTCGAACCTCATAACGAAAAGGCTCGCCGGGACGGACATAGACCTCTCCGAATGGTATCTCACCTATTACGCGCTCAACCCGTGGAAAGACATGGCGTGCTTCACCAATTCGTCAGGAGCGCCGTATTATGATATAGGCGGCAACGACTGGAAGTCCGTCGCGCTGCTCTCGCGCGGCACCGGCTCCGTCACGACGGCGAAAGCGCCTGACATATCAAGCGCGGGCGGAGACTTCAGCGCAGTCTACGCGCCGGCGCCCGCCGCGCGCGACTACAAGCTCACGGGCGCATACTACCTCGGAGACAACGCGGTCTTCGAAGTCCGGCTCTCCGCGGAGCGGCGCGATATGATAAAGCGCGCGATAATGGAGTACGGCGCGGTCTCCGTCGGGATAAACATGGGGGCGAGCTACAACTGTTATAACAGACAGACTGCGGCCTATTACTCCGGACTTTCGTACGACCCCAGCTGGGTAAACGGAGTGCCGACCGACCACGCGGTAACGATAGTCGGATGGGACGACGGCTATTCAAAAGATAATTTTATAAGCGACAACCGGCCTGCAAACGACGGCGCGTGGATAGTGCGCAACAGCTGGGGCGAAATTTTCGGCGACGGCGGATACTTCTACGTCTCCTACGAAGAAGGCACGCTCTGCGACGGCGTCGCCTACGAAACTGAAGAGGCGCGCGGCGGCGAAAACGTCTACCAGTACGACGACCTCGGCTGCATCGGATGGTACACTCTGGACACGCTCTTCCCCAGCGTCGGCGGCGCGAAGGATGTGCAGTATTTTGCAAACATCTTCACCGCCGAGAGCAGCGACGCGATAAACGCCGTCGCCTTCTACGCCGCCGACGAGCGCATAAGCTACGAAATCAGCGTCTACACGGACTGCGCCGGCGATTTGCCTGTAAGCGGGCGTCTTGCGTGGACGGGGACTGCGGACTCGCTCGTGCCGGGCTACAATACGGTGACGCTCGGCGAGCCCGCCGAAGTCGCCGCGGGGACGAGGTTCTCCGTCGTAGTCAGGGCCGTCAGTCCTGGCGGCGACTGCACCTATGCCACGATCCCGACCGAGTACGAGATAAAAGGCTATTCTGACGGCGCGTCTGCGAATCCCGGCGAAGGCTGGTTCTCCGTAGACGGGGAAAATTTCTACGACGCGATGGAGGTCGGCGAATCAGAAGGCTACGACAACCTCAGCGTATGCCTCAAAGCCTTCGGCGAGCGCATATACACCGCCTCCGACGCGCCCGTAAGCGTGACCGGCGGCGTGACCGCGGGCGGCTCCGTCTCCGAAGCGAGCGCTTCGAATATATCCGGCGATGAAAATTCAACGGCGCAGGACGGCGTGCTGGCGGCGCTCAGAGCCGAAGCCGTGAGCGGCGTGGCCGCCGATAAAAACGTCGCGCTGCTCGGCGCGTTCAGGCTGAACGCAGAGCACTCGGGCGGCTCCGCGAGATTCTCGGTCGAACTCGCCGAACCGATGAGCTTCGAGGGCGCGCCTTACGTCATAATCCAGAACCATAGAACAAATGCCTATTGCGCCTTCGCCGCAGAATACTCCGGCTCGTCGCTCTCATTCTCCGTAGACGCGCTCGATGACTACTTTTCGTCCGCGACGGTAGTCGTAGCCGACGTAAGGGAAAGCTCCGCCAGCCAGTCCCGCTCAAGCGGCTCAGGCGGCGGCTGCTCCGCCGGCGTTGGCGCGTTCGCCCTGCTGGCGGCGGTTCCGCTTCTGCTGCGCCGCGTGAAGAGATAA